A portion of the Sulfuriferula sp. AH1 genome contains these proteins:
- the rpoZ gene encoding DNA-directed RNA polymerase subunit omega: MARITVDDCIGKIPNRFELTLAATYRARQLANGHTPKVEAGRDKPTVVALKEIAAGEVGREILNRGRT; encoded by the coding sequence ATGGCTCGTATTACTGTTGATGATTGTATTGGCAAGATTCCCAATCGCTTTGAACTCACACTGGCAGCAACCTACCGTGCGCGTCAGCTTGCCAACGGTCATACGCCCAAGGTCGAAGCCGGGCGCGACAAACCTACCGTGGTGGCATTAAAGGAAATCGCTGCAGGCGAAGTCGGACGAGAAATTCTGAATCGCGGTCGTACCTGA
- the gmk gene encoding guanylate kinase, giving the protein MHGESGVLVELDIVKENNVTGNLFILTAPSGAGKTSLVRALLARDTLVRLSISYTTRAPRPGEENGRDYHFVDMPKFMQMLAAGEFLESAEVYGNRYGTSEQWIRNALAAGDDVLLEIDWQGAAQVRRLFPDAVGVFILPPSLEVLQQRLIGRGQDSAEVVACRLAAAREDISHVGEFDYVIINDDFDTALADMLAVFRAYRLRIAIQQARHAALFTSLNS; this is encoded by the coding sequence ATGCATGGCGAATCAGGGGTGCTGGTCGAATTGGACATAGTAAAGGAAAATAATGTGACCGGGAATCTGTTTATTTTAACTGCACCGTCGGGCGCCGGCAAAACCAGTTTGGTGCGTGCCTTGCTGGCGCGTGATACGCTCGTGCGTTTGTCTATCTCATACACGACACGTGCGCCACGGCCGGGGGAGGAAAACGGACGCGATTACCACTTTGTCGATATGCCGAAATTCATGCAGATGCTGGCGGCAGGCGAGTTTCTGGAAAGCGCCGAAGTATACGGGAATCGTTACGGCACCTCCGAGCAATGGATACGCAATGCCCTAGCCGCTGGCGACGATGTGCTGTTGGAAATCGACTGGCAAGGCGCCGCTCAGGTACGCCGCCTGTTTCCCGATGCGGTTGGCGTGTTTATCCTGCCGCCTTCGCTGGAAGTGTTGCAGCAACGGTTGATCGGCCGCGGTCAGGACAGCGCGGAAGTCGTCGCATGTCGGCTGGCAGCGGCGCGCGAGGATATAAGCCATGTAGGCGAGTTCGACTATGTTATCATTAACGATGATTTCGATACCGCACTGGCAGATATGCTGGCCGTGTTTCGTGCATACCGTTTGCGTATTGCGATCCAGCAAGCGCGACACGCTGCTTTGTTTACCTCATTGAATAGTTAG
- a CDS encoding DUF1289 domain-containing protein, which yields MSNSTSTPDSPCIGYCSCSLGDAVCKGCGRTQTEVDQWLFYTNEQKLAVWNRINGLNTIRTRAKSG from the coding sequence ATGTCCAATTCGACCAGCACCCCTGATTCGCCATGCATAGGCTATTGCTCATGCAGCTTGGGAGATGCCGTCTGCAAAGGTTGCGGACGCACCCAGACCGAGGTAGATCAATGGCTGTTTTACACCAATGAACAAAAGCTGGCGGTATGGAATCGCATCAATGGCCTGAATACCATCAGAACCCGGGCAAAATCCGGCTAA
- a CDS encoding DsrE family protein, whose protein sequence is MKFAKTILAFSLAAAMAAALPARAGDDDGFAPGGTAIDHHTQQFSNLKIVMDLKAENPASVGFGATVASRILQHPGAKLVVIIEGPGIAVFAKKNYLDHQGIVDNWVDLAKKGVRIEYCGNSVRGAGLKPADMAGLSTKNPAIVNAGAYPTLAHYESQGYNPVVTTLLEK, encoded by the coding sequence ATGAAATTCGCAAAAACAATCTTGGCATTCTCATTGGCGGCAGCGATGGCCGCGGCTTTACCTGCGCGCGCCGGCGACGATGACGGGTTCGCACCGGGCGGCACGGCGATCGACCATCATACCCAGCAATTCTCCAATCTTAAAATCGTGATGGACCTGAAGGCGGAAAATCCAGCCAGCGTCGGCTTTGGCGCGACAGTCGCATCACGCATCCTCCAACACCCCGGCGCGAAGCTGGTAGTCATCATTGAAGGGCCCGGCATTGCCGTATTCGCGAAAAAGAACTATCTCGATCATCAAGGCATAGTCGATAACTGGGTAGATCTGGCGAAAAAAGGTGTGCGCATTGAATATTGCGGCAATTCGGTACGCGGTGCCGGTCTGAAACCGGCGGATATGGCAGGCCTCAGTACCAAGAACCCGGCTATCGTCAATGCAGGCGCATATCCTACCCTCGCTCATTACGAGTCACAAGGTTATAACCCGGTCGTTACCACGCTACTGGAAAAATAA
- a CDS encoding YicC/YloC family endoribonuclease: MTGYAAVTGKYFGQVLSLDLRAVNSRYLEQHFRAGDEFRGVEPALRERISQQVVRGKVECRIALSAANALETGAQLNMALLDQLAQLAQQIGQRLEHVAPLNVADVLRWPGMLLSEYGQQDWQGPCLELLEQALLEFQASRQREGEKLTEHIIERLDRMQLQIDQLKPHLPTLIAAYQQKLTQRFAELIGNAEDERIPQEVGLFAQKIDVDEELLRLQVHIQAVRGILKKGGAVGKRLDFMMQELNREANTLGSKSVSVETTQVAMELKVLIEQMREQVQNIE, encoded by the coding sequence ATGACAGGATATGCGGCCGTGACCGGCAAGTATTTTGGGCAGGTATTGAGTCTTGATCTGCGCGCAGTTAATTCCAGGTATCTGGAACAGCATTTTCGTGCCGGCGATGAGTTTCGCGGCGTCGAGCCGGCATTGCGCGAGCGCATCAGCCAGCAAGTGGTGCGCGGCAAAGTGGAATGCCGGATTGCGTTGAGCGCCGCCAATGCGCTGGAAACCGGCGCGCAATTAAATATGGCGTTGCTGGATCAGCTGGCGCAGCTGGCACAGCAAATCGGTCAGCGGCTGGAGCATGTGGCGCCATTAAATGTGGCAGATGTGTTGCGTTGGCCGGGGATGCTGCTGTCCGAATATGGCCAGCAGGACTGGCAAGGCCCTTGTCTGGAATTGCTGGAGCAGGCGTTGCTGGAATTTCAGGCAAGCCGCCAGCGTGAAGGTGAAAAACTGACCGAGCATATTATTGAACGCCTGGACCGGATGCAGCTGCAAATCGATCAGCTCAAGCCGCATCTGCCGACCCTGATCGCGGCGTATCAGCAAAAGCTCACTCAGCGTTTTGCGGAATTGATCGGTAACGCCGAGGATGAGCGCATTCCGCAAGAAGTCGGCCTGTTCGCACAGAAGATAGACGTCGATGAGGAGTTGTTACGGCTGCAAGTGCATATCCAGGCTGTGCGCGGGATTCTGAAAAAAGGCGGCGCCGTCGGCAAGCGCCTGGATTTCATGATGCAAGAGCTGAACCGCGAAGCCAATACGCTGGGCTCGAAATCGGTGAGCGTGGAAACCACGCAAGTGGCGATGGAGCTGAAAGTGCTGATCGAGCAGATGCGCGAGCAGGTGCAGAATATCGAATAG